Proteins from a genomic interval of Anolis sagrei isolate rAnoSag1 chromosome 1, rAnoSag1.mat, whole genome shotgun sequence:
- the ZFAND2B gene encoding AN1-type zinc finger protein 2B, with product MEFPDLGAHCSQPSCKRLDFLPLKCDACEQLFCTDHVAYAHHNCTSAYKKDVQVPVCPLCSTPIPVKRGEMPDIVVGAHIDQDCKSDPAQRKRKIFTNKCQRPGCKQREMMKVLCDQCQGNFCLKHRHPLDHDCSGAGQSLSKAGNAAIARAQKSAKASTNTTSNNEAMRSTANLPTSSRAAEVAVAPQPQSIVPPVVALQNGLSEEEALQRALEMSLAEVVPSQPQPHSTQEEEDLALAQAISASEEEYRQRLQQQQARSTKPSNCCLS from the exons ATGGAGTTTCCAGATCTAGGCGCCCACTGCTCACAGCCGTCCTGCAAACGCCTCG ACTTTCTCCCTCTTAAATGTGATGCCTGTGAACAACTATTCTGCACAGACCATGTTGCCTATGCCCATCACAATTGCACTTCAGCTTACAAGAAG GATGTGCAGGTGCCTGTGTGCCCACTCTGCAGCACCCCCATCCCTGTGAAGCGAGGAGAGATGCCTGATATTGTTGTGGGAGCGCACATTGACCAGGACTGCAAATCAGACCCAGCCCAGCGTAAGCGCAAG atCTTCACCAACAAGTGTCAGCGGCCTGGCTGCAAGCAACGGGAGATGATGAAGGTTCTCTGTGACCAGTGTCAGGGCAACTTCTGTCTCAAGCACCGACACCCACTGGATCATGACTGCAGCGGGGCCGGGCAGTCACTGTCTAAAGCCGG GAATGCTGCAATTGCCAGGGCTCAAAAGTCTGCCAAAGCATCTACAAACACTACATCCAACAACGAAGCCATGAGATCCACTGCAAATCTTCCAACCTCTAGCAG GGCTGCTGAGGTGGCTGTAGCACCTCAGCCCCAGAGCATAGTGCCACCGGTGGTTGCCCTCCAGAATGGATTG AGTGAGGAGGAAGCATTGCAGCGGGCGTTGGAGATGTCCTTGGCAGAGGTGGTGCCCTCCCAACCACAGCCCCACAG CACCCAGGAGGAAGAAGATCTAGCATTGGCTCAGGCCATTTCAGCTAGTGAGGAGGAATACCGTCAACGGTTGCAGCAACAGCAA GCTCGGAGCACAAAACCATCAAACTGCTGCCTATCCTGA